Proteins encoded within one genomic window of Acidobacteriota bacterium:
- a CDS encoding carboxypeptidase regulatory-like domain-containing protein, whose product MKTKRCLGLFAASIILLAVASFGTAWAQTETGQIIGKVADPNGAVIPAASITVKSTGTGAERTATTGSDGVYVITNLQPGIYSVTVKAKGFADSSQQVNITVGAKISLDTAMSLTAITGNVVEIVAGGGVEVNTTHQELSDVVSGKQVTELPTLTRNPYALVVLSGNVAADPNGASGRGVGVSINGQRAASTNITLDGADNNDSFVAGVGQTVPLDSVQEFRVITSNFSAEYGRASGGIVNVATKSGTNNFHGTLFEFNRVAATASNGFDNNAQGNEKGGFTRNQFGYSLGGPIKKDKLQFFSSTEWTRVRSTGPVINVVPTPQLIAASNAATQSFFAPYKLARPINGTVYTVGDVVASLGGAGAFGANSPFATLPANTPAFGQTKFSIPTDQGAGSPQNTYQTNSRVDWNISDKTQVYGRYALDSRVNAAGSLNYSPYDGFDSGQTIFNNNFLISVTRTITPNLISQSKLTYNRLNLQQPLGKQAVSPTLYLTGGTARIRSFLLSFPGYSQFTPGNAIPFGGPQNVGQVAEDVNWNKGKHQFRFGGQYVYLQDNRAFGAYENATEQLGANTVSGLNNFVRGQLTIFQAAVFPQGKFPGDTLTLPVGPPDFTRSNRYHDFAFYGNDAWRVKPHLTLNLGIRWEYFGVQHNKDPKKDSNFYFGSGSSLQERIRNGKVQIAQDSPVGGLWQKDLNNFAPRIGFAWDVFGNGKTSLRGGYGIAYERNFGNVTYNVIQNPPSYAVVSLLAGTDVPSIAVTPNNAGPLAGASGSKVLPTVSLRWVRPDIVTAFSSFYSVALQRELFSRTVVSLEFTGSVGSKLYSLENYNRTGFGSQYLNSSVARPPALGGTVTRLNGQYGNINERGNGGYSRFRGLVAGLESTNFRSSGLQLTAKYRYSVARDNLSTTFSESANSFNLGLLDPFNNRLDYGYADFDVRHIFTLGYNWEIPFAKGMHGIGKQILHGWSFNGILTAQTGSPFTTFDCSNGITVCLRLVPTGTLQTTGSGNPKDTGDPNRFNFISLSNQKPSDFTDKSGGVEVGPYPTTMTARNLFRGPGQWNLDLGIYKKFFLTERYELQFRGEMYNAFNHANLFAGVGEADISSLDFVPASRFGRRHVQLALKLQF is encoded by the coding sequence ATGAAGACCAAACGATGCTTAGGATTGTTTGCGGCGTCAATCATCCTGCTGGCGGTCGCCAGTTTCGGCACGGCATGGGCGCAAACCGAGACCGGCCAGATCATCGGCAAAGTGGCTGACCCAAATGGCGCAGTCATTCCTGCTGCCAGCATTACAGTGAAATCCACCGGCACGGGCGCGGAACGCACGGCCACAACCGGCTCGGATGGGGTTTACGTCATCACCAATCTGCAACCAGGCATTTACAGCGTCACGGTCAAAGCCAAAGGCTTTGCCGACAGCTCCCAACAGGTCAACATCACCGTGGGCGCCAAGATCAGCTTGGACACCGCAATGTCGCTCACCGCGATTACTGGCAACGTCGTCGAAATCGTCGCGGGGGGCGGGGTGGAAGTCAACACCACGCATCAGGAACTCTCTGATGTGGTTTCGGGCAAACAGGTCACCGAATTGCCGACCTTGACGCGCAATCCGTATGCGCTGGTCGTGCTTTCGGGCAACGTCGCCGCCGACCCCAATGGCGCGTCGGGCCGTGGCGTGGGCGTTTCGATCAACGGGCAGCGCGCGGCCAGCACCAACATTACGCTGGACGGCGCTGACAACAACGATTCGTTCGTGGCGGGCGTCGGCCAGACCGTGCCGCTCGATTCGGTGCAGGAATTCCGTGTCATCACCTCGAACTTCTCCGCCGAGTATGGGCGCGCTTCGGGCGGCATCGTCAACGTGGCGACCAAATCCGGCACCAATAATTTCCACGGCACGCTCTTCGAGTTCAACCGCGTTGCCGCGACGGCTTCCAATGGCTTCGACAACAACGCGCAGGGCAACGAAAAAGGCGGCTTCACGCGCAATCAGTTCGGTTACTCGCTGGGCGGCCCGATCAAAAAAGACAAGCTACAGTTCTTCAGCAGCACCGAATGGACGCGCGTGCGCAGCACCGGGCCGGTCATCAACGTCGTGCCCACGCCGCAATTGATCGCCGCTTCCAACGCCGCTACCCAGTCCTTCTTTGCGCCCTACAAGCTGGCGCGGCCCATCAACGGCACCGTCTACACGGTTGGCGATGTGGTGGCTTCGCTCGGTGGCGCGGGCGCGTTCGGCGCCAATAGCCCCTTCGCTACGTTGCCAGCCAACACGCCGGCCTTCGGACAAACCAAGTTTTCAATCCCGACCGATCAGGGCGCGGGCAGTCCGCAAAACACCTATCAAACCAATTCGCGCGTGGATTGGAACATCAGCGACAAGACGCAGGTCTATGGCCGCTACGCGCTGGATAGCCGCGTCAACGCGGCCGGTTCCTTGAACTACAGCCCGTATGACGGTTTCGATTCCGGCCAGACCATCTTCAACAACAACTTCCTGATCTCGGTCACGCGCACCATCACGCCGAACCTGATTTCGCAAAGCAAGCTCACCTACAACCGGCTCAACCTGCAACAGCCGCTCGGCAAACAGGCCGTCAGCCCGACGCTCTATCTGACCGGCGGCACGGCCAGGATTCGCAGCTTCCTGCTGTCGTTCCCCGGCTATTCGCAATTCACGCCGGGCAACGCCATTCCCTTCGGCGGCCCGCAGAACGTCGGCCAGGTGGCCGAGGACGTGAACTGGAACAAGGGCAAACACCAGTTCCGCTTCGGCGGCCAGTATGTCTATCTGCAAGACAACCGCGCCTTCGGCGCTTATGAGAACGCGACCGAGCAGTTGGGCGCCAACACTGTCAGCGGGCTGAATAACTTCGTGCGCGGCCAGTTGACGATCTTTCAGGCGGCGGTCTTCCCGCAAGGCAAGTTCCCCGGCGACACGCTGACGCTGCCGGTCGGCCCGCCCGACTTCACGCGCAGCAACCGCTATCACGACTTCGCCTTCTACGGGAACGATGCCTGGCGCGTCAAACCGCATCTCACGCTGAATCTGGGTATCCGCTGGGAGTATTTCGGCGTGCAGCACAACAAGGACCCGAAGAAGGATTCCAACTTCTACTTCGGTTCCGGCTCATCGTTGCAGGAGCGCATTCGCAACGGCAAGGTGCAGATCGCGCAGGACAGCCCGGTCGGCGGCTTGTGGCAGAAAGACCTGAACAATTTCGCGCCGCGCATCGGTTTTGCCTGGGACGTGTTTGGCAATGGCAAGACCTCGCTGCGCGGCGGCTACGGCATCGCCTACGAACGCAACTTCGGCAACGTCACCTACAACGTCATCCAGAATCCGCCCAGCTATGCGGTGGTTTCGCTGCTGGCGGGGACGGACGTGCCGTCAATCGCGGTGACACCGAACAATGCCGGCCCGCTGGCTGGCGCGAGTGGCAGCAAAGTGCTTCCCACTGTCAGTCTGCGTTGGGTGCGTCCCGACATCGTGACGGCCTTCTCCAGTTTCTACAGCGTGGCGCTACAGCGCGAGTTGTTCTCGCGCACGGTGGTTTCGCTCGAATTCACCGGCTCGGTGGGCAGCAAGCTCTATTCGCTGGAGAACTACAACCGCACCGGTTTCGGCTCGCAGTATCTCAACAGTTCGGTTGCGCGTCCCCCGGCCCTTGGCGGTACGGTGACGCGGTTGAACGGGCAATACGGCAACATCAACGAACGTGGCAATGGCGGCTACTCCAGATTCAGGGGCTTGGTCGCCGGGCTGGAGAGCACCAACTTCCGCAGCAGCGGATTGCAACTGACGGCCAAGTATCGTTACAGCGTCGCGCGCGACAATCTGAGCACGACCTTTAGCGAGTCGGCCAACAGCTTCAACCTGGGCCTGCTCGATCCGTTCAACAACCGGCTTGATTATGGCTACGCGGACTTCGATGTCCGGCACATCTTCACGCTCGGTTACAACTGGGAAATCCCGTTTGCGAAGGGGATGCACGGCATCGGCAAGCAGATTCTGCATGGCTGGTCGTTCAATGGCATCTTGACGGCGCAAACCGGCAGCCCGTTCACGACCTTCGATTGCAGTAACGGCATCACCGTCTGTTTGCGCTTGGTGCCGACCGGGACGCTCCAGACTACGGGCAGCGGCAACCCGAAAGACACGGGCGATCCGAATCGCTTCAACTTCATCAGCCTGAGCAATCAGAAGCCGAGCGACTTCACTGACAAATCAGGCGGCGTTGAAGTGGGGCCGTATCCGACTACGATGACTGCGCGCAACCTCTTCCGTGGGCCGGGGCAGTGGAACCTCGACCTGGGCATCTACAAGAAGTTCTTCCTGACGGAGAGGTACGAGTTGCAGTTCCGCGGCGAGATGTACAACGCGTTCAACCATGCCAATCTGTTTGCGGGCGTGGGCGAAGCGGACATCAGCAGCCTGGACTTCGTGCCGGCCAGCCGGTTCGGACGGCGGCACGTTCAACTGGCTCTGAAACTCCAATTCTAA